GGGCTGAATACTGTAATAACCATTCTCATCACCTTCTTACTACTTTGAATGAATTAAGCTTTAAGTACGGCACAAGCTGTGCTGCAGAGTTTAAATCTGCATTGAGGATTAAGTTTGCCTTGTCAGAGCCTTCCTTCACAACCGAGATTACTTTAAAGCCGTCAAGAACTTTAGAGCCTGTCTGGTCAAAGACTATAAAGCTTACTGTGTCTCCTGACTGAAGCGTTTTTGCTTCTACAGAAGTTATAGGAACTGTCATTACAGCATGGTCGGGGCCTAAGGATTGAGTATCTTTTGAAGTTAAAATTTCAATTGGGATAAAGTCTCCTTTTACTCTTCCTTCCTTCACAACTTTCCCCACAACATCGGATAGGCTTCTGGCATAGTTAGGGTTAACTACCGAAGCAGGCACATCAATTATTTTTACCGCATCCTCTGAGATAACAGTACCTGCCGGTATATCTTTTTCCACAACAACCACCTTTTCTGTCTTCTGGATATTCTGCATAAACACAAGCATAAAGGCTGCGGAAACAGCAGCTGTTATTAAAGCAATTTTAATAATCCTGCTCATAAAGAACCTCCTTTACTAGAAGCTGTTCAATTTTTAGTAGGCCTTCGTTTAGGTCGGTGCATCTGTAGCTTTCGCCTAAAAATTTAACTATGCCCTCTATCTGCTTCTTTGCGGTTTCTACACTCTTTACAAAACTTTCAAACTTAAGCTCAGTGTCCTCTAAATTTGTGAGCAAATAGGATACATCTTCAAAGCTTCTAGGCTTTTCAAAAATTTCTTTTACTTTCTCAGCCGTTACAGGCTCAAATACTATGTCATATATTCCCATTATAAAAAGTTTGGCTGTGAAGTCTTTATTAATGCTTTCTCCTGCAAGGAAAATAACTCTCCTTCCTCTTTTCCTCACTTCAAAAAGCAGATTTTCTGCTGATAAATCGCCTGCAAGAGCCTCAGAAAAAATCAGGGTGTCAAAATTAAAATTAAAAACAGCTTCCCTGTAGTATACCACTGCAGTATTAGGAAGCACCTCAGAAAGTTTTTTGTCCAGCGCTTCAATTCCAGTTGCAAGAAGCACCACACTCATCTCCTCCTTCATCCACCATCTTCTTTTTTTGCTGACCACTCCAGCAGTTTTTTCTCCAGCTCTTCCACGTTGTACTTTCTCTGAGAATAGCTGTTAAAGTAGTTTTTAGGTACAAAAAAACTGCTGCTTTCATCTGCCTTTTTCACAGCATTCATTACAGACTTTTCCTTAATGTAATTTTCAATTATCTTTTCCAAGAAACTAACAGGGCTTCGTATGTTCCGCCCTCTCATTTTTGATATGCATATCCTCATATCCTCATCTGTCAGCATATATCTCTGCTTAAGTTCCTTTATAACCTCACTGTCAAAATCATCTGACTGATTGACTGACTGATTTAAAGTTTGTCCGTCAGTCAGTCCGTCCCTGTCCATTTCCATATTATTTGACTGACTGACTGATGTAATCTTATGATGTAATCTACTGATGTAATCTATTGATATAGGGAGCTCGGGATTTACCATCTCGGGAGATGGACTTTCCCTATCTCCAGAGATGGACTTTCCCAATCTCGGGAGATTGGGATTCCCCATCTCCGGAGATTGACCCCCGTCCTTTTTCACTAAAATATCAGGATACAAAGCCTTTTCATTTTTTATCTCCGGCTTTATAAACTGAAGTTCTCCTTCCACTTCCTTGTGAGTGAGCTCGTCCAGCAGTCTGTCCACAAGTTCGTTGTTTCTTACATAGTAGGTTACATTTTTCTGCTTGTCTATAAAGCTGCAGTACAGCTTTTCTTCTCCGTTTTTGATAAAAAGTCTTCCTTCCTCCTGTGCTTTTAAAAACTCTGTCTTTGAATTGTACCTCACACCAATCCTATCAAAAGCAGTTCTAAACTCCTCTACAGAGAATCCCAGTTCTTCTACCCAGCTGTCGCCCGGAACATAAGAAGGATGGTCTGGTGCCGGCTCAAGAAATTTATAAAAGCTGTTGTAGTTGTATCTGTCAAACCAGTACTCCAGCTGCTCAAACAAGATTGCTGCAGTAACAGAGCCTGTTATCTTTCTGTATTCCGGATGATACGGTATTACCCTGCTTACTAAAGCAGCAGACCTATTTCTCCTCTCCATAAAAAACACCTCACCTGTTTTTTATAAGCCAATCAAGATTCTGTTCACCTTTCATAAAAGCCCGGCCTGTTTCTAAAATAAGCCTCCTGTCTATATTCTGACCTGCTGCTGTGCTTCCAGAAGCAATGCTCAGATTGTCTAGAGCTTTCATTGGATCCATCGGAATATTATTAAGCCTCACCTCAAAATGCAGGTGAGGCCCTGTAGAAATACCTGTACTTCCGACCAACGCTATCTTCTGTCCCTTTTTAACAATTTGTCCAAGCTTAACAAGCACCATTGAGCAGTGGGCATAGAGAGTTGAAACTCCGTCACTGTGGTCAATTATCACAGTATTGCCGTAACCTCCATAATAACCAGCTGTCCTTACAATACCATCAGCAGCTGCAACAATTTCGTCTCCCGCATTCGCTGCTATATCAATACCTGTATGCATTCTGTATGTCTTCAACACAGGATGAAACCTCATACCAAAAGGCGATGTTACTGTATGACTTGCAGGAACAGGCCACAGAAGCTTTCCTCCAGAAAGCTCAATGGTTTTAGCCTCTCCTTCATAACTGCCGTAAGAGCTTGTTTTAATTTCTCCTGCTATTACAGCATCAAGTTTGGAATAGTCCTCATAGAACTCCATCCCTTTTAAAGCCATATATGTGTGGGATTCATTTCCTTTTACCTCAGTCACTTCTTGATACTCAAACACATAGATCCCTTCATAAGTTCTTACCTGTGTGAGTAATTTAACCGGCACGTAAATGACCTCCTCCTTAGGATTTACGTTTCCATCT
The Thermoanaerobacter uzonensis DSM 18761 DNA segment above includes these coding regions:
- a CDS encoding SAF domain-containing protein, with protein sequence MSRIIKIALITAAVSAAFMLVFMQNIQKTEKVVVVEKDIPAGTVISEDAVKIIDVPASVVNPNYARSLSDVVGKVVKEGRVKGDFIPIEILTSKDTQSLGPDHAVMTVPITSVEAKTLQSGDTVSFIVFDQTGSKVLDGFKVISVVKEGSDKANLILNADLNSAAQLVPYLKLNSFKVVRR
- a CDS encoding M23 family metallopeptidase, which translates into the protein MDNLVMILRNRVKNIISRYLWKAVKPVLLTFLPYLIIMGLVILILLSIFGAASSQTVEGKEKVKKYVESIKPEAVSKYKQEENFQLPWGIVYAVEEYANGWSKDVDMERVKRITDDLKPEFEYMDYTEKIVRTGFEVDADGNVNPKEEVIYVPVKLLTQVRTYEGIYVFEYQEVTEVKGNESHTYMALKGMEFYEDYSKLDAVIAGEIKTSSYGSYEGEAKTIELSGGKLLWPVPASHTVTSPFGMRFHPVLKTYRMHTGIDIAANAGDEIVAAADGIVRTAGYYGGYGNTVIIDHSDGVSTLYAHCSMVLVKLGQIVKKGQKIALVGSTGISTGPHLHFEVRLNNIPMDPMKALDNLSIASGSTAAGQNIDRRLILETGRAFMKGEQNLDWLIKNR